A single window of Phycisphaeraceae bacterium DNA harbors:
- a CDS encoding PilN domain-containing protein codes for MNLSFKNSPLAPQSRPDLGAGSFLPEEFVRRKRERRSNFIALVLFCIVMFGVVAAFFVTHRQWNSVKSLQQDINAQYTAEGRKIDQLKVLEAQKQEMLEKADITAALLERVPRSILMAEIINRMPEQLTLTDLKLMGKRLKEAPAMDTKEKLKQAAKPKSLAGAAAKDKEPERPKPTAPKFDFTIELVGLAAADDKVADYQASLKQCPLLDGVDLVYTGAVKVDDVERRKFRIEARIKATADARNIQPLQVPRGGAFAGKQPQMGPDGKPMPNSPSWVRRFGLTGSKLEPKAPDAEGEEHAQADQPAAPASATAPQDQPEEPMP; via the coding sequence ATGAATCTCTCTTTCAAGAACTCACCGTTGGCGCCGCAGAGCCGACCCGACCTCGGCGCGGGCTCGTTCCTCCCCGAGGAGTTTGTGCGGCGCAAGAGGGAACGGCGGAGCAACTTCATCGCTCTGGTGCTGTTCTGCATCGTGATGTTCGGCGTCGTGGCGGCGTTCTTCGTCACCCACCGCCAGTGGAACTCGGTGAAGTCGCTGCAGCAGGACATCAATGCCCAGTACACGGCGGAGGGGCGGAAGATCGACCAGCTCAAGGTGCTGGAGGCGCAGAAGCAGGAGATGCTGGAGAAGGCCGACATTACAGCGGCACTACTGGAGCGCGTGCCGCGATCGATCCTCATGGCCGAGATCATCAACCGGATGCCCGAGCAGTTGACGCTGACGGACCTGAAGCTGATGGGCAAGCGCCTCAAGGAGGCGCCCGCGATGGACACGAAGGAGAAGCTCAAGCAGGCCGCGAAGCCCAAGTCGCTGGCCGGCGCCGCGGCGAAGGACAAGGAGCCGGAGCGGCCCAAGCCGACGGCGCCCAAGTTTGACTTCACGATCGAGCTGGTGGGCCTCGCGGCGGCGGACGACAAGGTGGCGGACTACCAGGCATCGCTCAAGCAGTGCCCCCTCCTGGACGGGGTGGACCTGGTGTATACCGGTGCCGTGAAGGTGGACGACGTGGAGCGTCGCAAGTTCAGGATCGAGGCGCGGATCAAGGCGACGGCCGACGCGAGGAACATCCAGCCGCTGCAGGTGCCGCGTGGCGGAGCGTTCGCGGGCAAGCAGCCGCAGATGGGTCCGGACGGCAAGCCGATGCCCAACTCGCCCTCGTGGGTTCGGCGGTTCGGCCTCACCGGAAGCAAGCTGGAGCCAAAGGCCCCCGACGCGGAGGGTGAGGAGCATGCGCAGGCGGACCAGCCCGCTGCGCCGGCGAGCGCTACGGCGCCGCAGGATCAGCCCGAGGAGCCCATGCCATGA
- a CDS encoding DUF1800 domain-containing protein, with amino-acid sequence MSRFSRSNLGVIGGGPGDDLLAALVSRCTFGVTEAEMSLARSLGYWGYLEYQLAWDMIDDTACENFVQASYPAIKMSPNQLLTLTGGDATNQLRRARIYRAVKSKRQLLEVMVEMWTDHFNIYNGSAPTDSMKVVDDRSVIRPNALGSFPALLWASAHSPAMLEYLNNDTNSRTAPNENYARELMELHTLGVNGGYTQADVLAVARCFTGWRYVTGGATTPNVHTFLYNTGTHDVNSKTLSPIFDIAGGYQNPVVIPARTAAAGIQDAIDVLNILSVHPNTAAYIAGKILTHLWGQNPPQSLVSALAQVYLATGGDIKQMVRWTLDPARISSAPWKFKRPLHLAASALRATSATITQTNSVQTAIGAAGHMPFAWLTPDGYPDKVEAWVDLLLPRWSFGASLMNNEYWNSTTQLGSTVDSVPLMAGAVSPASVLKQINKVIFGGKMPPQDLAGLSQYIGVSNPSNTKIRESIGLAIGCPAFQWY; translated from the coding sequence ATGAGCCGTTTCAGTCGCTCGAACCTGGGTGTCATCGGCGGTGGCCCGGGGGATGACCTTCTGGCCGCGCTGGTGTCGCGGTGCACCTTCGGCGTCACAGAAGCCGAGATGTCGCTCGCCCGCTCGCTGGGCTACTGGGGCTACCTGGAATACCAGCTCGCCTGGGACATGATCGACGACACGGCGTGCGAGAACTTCGTCCAGGCGTCGTATCCCGCGATCAAGATGAGCCCGAATCAGCTGCTGACGCTGACCGGCGGCGACGCGACCAACCAGCTCCGTCGAGCCCGCATCTACCGCGCCGTCAAGAGCAAGCGGCAGCTGCTCGAGGTCATGGTGGAGATGTGGACGGATCACTTCAACATCTACAACGGATCGGCTCCCACCGACAGCATGAAGGTGGTGGACGACCGGAGCGTGATCAGGCCCAATGCCCTGGGGAGTTTCCCGGCGTTGCTGTGGGCCTCGGCGCACTCGCCTGCGATGCTTGAGTATCTGAACAACGACACGAACTCGAGGACCGCCCCGAACGAGAACTACGCCCGCGAACTGATGGAGCTCCACACGCTGGGCGTCAACGGCGGGTACACGCAGGCGGACGTGCTGGCAGTCGCCCGGTGCTTCACCGGCTGGAGGTATGTCACCGGCGGCGCAACGACGCCGAACGTGCACACCTTCCTGTACAACACGGGCACGCACGACGTGAACTCCAAGACCCTCTCGCCGATCTTCGATATCGCCGGCGGCTACCAGAACCCGGTGGTCATCCCGGCCCGCACCGCGGCCGCGGGAATCCAGGACGCGATCGATGTGCTCAACATCCTCTCGGTGCACCCGAACACGGCCGCGTACATCGCGGGCAAGATCCTGACGCACCTGTGGGGGCAGAACCCGCCGCAGTCGCTGGTTAGTGCTCTGGCGCAGGTGTACCTCGCTACCGGCGGCGATATCAAGCAGATGGTGCGGTGGACACTCGATCCGGCGAGGATTTCCTCGGCGCCGTGGAAGTTCAAGCGGCCGCTGCATCTGGCCGCGTCGGCCCTCAGGGCGACAAGCGCGACGATCACGCAGACCAACTCGGTGCAGACCGCGATCGGCGCGGCCGGGCACATGCCGTTCGCGTGGCTGACGCCGGATGGCTATCCCGACAAGGTCGAGGCCTGGGTGGACCTGCTGCTGCCCCGGTGGAGCTTCGGCGCCTCGTTGATGAACAACGAATACTGGAACTCCACGACGCAACTGGGCTCCACGGTCGACAGCGTCCCGCTGATGGCGGGCGCGGTCTCGCCGGCCTCGGTGCTCAAGCAGATCAACAAGGTCATCTTCGGCGGGAAGATGCCCCCGCAGGACCTGGCCGGGTTGTCGCAGTACATCGGCGTCTCGAACCCGAGCAACACGAAGATCAGGGAGTCGATCGGGCTGGCGATCGGCTGCCCGGCGTTCCAGTGGTACTAG
- a CDS encoding beta-lactamase family protein: MAPSAAGTSTPPAASRPSARSAATPDEQAELLREFLAAAEHSGLWGAVLVVQGDRVLADVALGNADGAAEPPIRNTTATRFDIGSVSKQFAAAAVLRLQMQGKLSIDDPVVTFFPEVVLDPEHLREDLTLRHLLTHTSLLPRDANFRNLDFKDRDQVMDHILSAPPFRRGEPGEAFLYSNLNYFLIAAVIEKVAGKPFEEAVRELVFEPAGLSHTMFCGEKPDPAAGPVAHGYEDAGSRDPTVGDIGPADERPFAWGHRGATGVLTTTHDLLTWRTVLSADGFLDAASRAAMFAPGLEGYALGWYVLPSSEDVSLAQHAGTTLGFEADVALWMPLRSPMPEDDDFDYLAPPDLPAGTAIIGLYNRRRGAAVPVRSRIIDILLGKPVVLPPTPVDLTDAQREQLQSRMGVYEIEGGGALELTEIDEGVRAVAIGQDMMNTLILPAEGDAEELAERTAATAEVLQGWMTGEAAHMTRFFNAVHERVPQSAARNWATRWASANREGDPIKSMTVLGSTRGDARVGYPIQTFVRLDYERRPEIIRLFWRDGSIYGIGLFSLSQAGGPSLTLVPESESSIASLNAGTWSTIRLVLAPSDGGSDSVVIVTDSGDKIARKRPPAAP, from the coding sequence ATGGCCCCGAGTGCCGCTGGGACGTCGACCCCGCCCGCGGCCTCTCGGCCGTCCGCCCGGTCAGCGGCAACTCCCGATGAGCAGGCGGAACTCCTTCGAGAGTTCCTGGCGGCGGCCGAGCACAGCGGGCTTTGGGGCGCGGTGCTGGTTGTGCAGGGCGATCGGGTCCTGGCTGATGTGGCGCTCGGGAACGCCGACGGAGCCGCGGAACCGCCGATCCGGAACACCACGGCAACCCGGTTCGATATCGGCTCGGTCTCCAAGCAGTTCGCGGCCGCGGCGGTGCTGCGGCTGCAGATGCAGGGGAAGCTGTCCATCGACGATCCCGTCGTGACGTTCTTCCCGGAGGTTGTGCTCGATCCCGAGCACCTGCGTGAGGACCTGACGCTGCGGCACCTGCTGACGCACACTTCGCTGCTGCCGCGGGACGCGAACTTCCGCAACCTGGACTTCAAGGACCGCGACCAGGTCATGGACCACATCCTCTCCGCGCCGCCGTTTCGCCGCGGCGAACCGGGAGAGGCGTTCCTGTATTCGAACCTCAACTACTTCCTCATCGCCGCGGTGATTGAGAAGGTGGCCGGCAAGCCCTTCGAAGAGGCGGTCCGGGAACTGGTGTTCGAGCCGGCAGGGCTCTCGCACACCATGTTCTGCGGCGAGAAGCCTGATCCCGCGGCGGGGCCGGTGGCGCACGGCTACGAGGATGCGGGCTCGCGCGATCCGACCGTCGGCGACATCGGGCCGGCGGACGAGCGGCCCTTTGCCTGGGGCCACCGCGGCGCGACGGGTGTGCTCACGACGACCCACGACCTGCTCACATGGCGCACCGTGCTCAGCGCCGATGGATTCCTGGATGCGGCGTCACGGGCCGCGATGTTCGCCCCGGGCCTCGAGGGATACGCGCTCGGCTGGTACGTTCTTCCGTCGTCGGAGGACGTGTCGCTCGCGCAGCACGCGGGTACGACCCTCGGGTTTGAAGCGGATGTGGCGCTGTGGATGCCGCTGCGATCCCCCATGCCCGAGGACGATGACTTTGACTACCTGGCGCCGCCGGACCTCCCGGCAGGAACCGCGATCATCGGGCTGTACAACCGGCGGCGGGGCGCGGCGGTGCCCGTCCGGTCACGGATCATCGATATCCTGCTGGGCAAGCCGGTCGTTCTGCCGCCGACGCCCGTTGACCTGACAGATGCCCAGCGAGAGCAGTTGCAGAGCCGGATGGGCGTGTACGAGATTGAGGGCGGCGGCGCCCTCGAACTCACGGAGATCGATGAGGGCGTACGCGCCGTCGCGATCGGTCAAGACATGATGAACACGCTCATCCTCCCGGCCGAGGGGGACGCGGAGGAACTCGCCGAGCGCACCGCGGCGACGGCGGAGGTGCTGCAAGGCTGGATGACGGGTGAAGCCGCCCACATGACCCGGTTCTTCAACGCGGTCCACGAGCGGGTCCCGCAGTCGGCCGCGAGAAACTGGGCAACGCGTTGGGCATCGGCCAACCGTGAGGGCGACCCGATCAAGTCCATGACGGTGCTCGGATCGACGCGGGGAGACGCCCGGGTCGGGTACCCGATCCAGACGTTTGTGCGGCTGGACTACGAGCGCCGCCCCGAGATCATCCGGTTGTTCTGGCGCGACGGCAGCATCTACGGGATCGGCCTGTTCTCGCTCTCACAGGCGGGCGGGCCGTCGCTGACACTGGTGCCCGAATCGGAGTCCTCGATCGCCTCGCTCAATGCAGGGACGTGGTCGACGATTCGGCTTGTCCTGGCGCCATCCGACGGCGGTTCGGACTCCGTCGTCATCGTGACGGACTCCGGCGACAAGATCGCGCGGAAGCGGCCGCCCGCCGCCCCGTAA
- a CDS encoding DUF3568 family protein gives MAFARWFSTRGVAAAIVAGALAACAGGPSKGQEAPGQYSYSGGKLSGKEAASINKVWAAARTAVNELEFAVLEANKDAVGGRLRASRMNGVEVLVVLDYRADMLTDVSIQVGYFGDEEISRLVLERMEAQLRTGLNAAPSQDTPG, from the coding sequence ATGGCGTTTGCGAGATGGTTCAGCACGCGGGGTGTCGCGGCCGCGATCGTGGCCGGTGCCCTCGCCGCGTGCGCCGGCGGACCGTCAAAGGGCCAGGAGGCTCCGGGGCAATACTCCTACTCGGGCGGCAAGCTCAGCGGGAAGGAAGCCGCCTCGATCAACAAGGTGTGGGCGGCCGCACGCACCGCCGTCAATGAACTCGAGTTTGCGGTGCTTGAGGCGAACAAGGACGCAGTGGGGGGGCGCCTGCGGGCGTCGCGAATGAACGGCGTCGAGGTGCTCGTCGTGCTCGACTACCGGGCCGACATGCTCACGGACGTCTCGATCCAGGTCGGGTACTTCGGGGACGAGGAAATCTCGCGGCTGGTGCTGGAGCGAATGGAAGCCCAGTTGCGCACGGGGCTCAACGCGGCCCCCAGTCAAGACACGCCAGGGTAA
- the pilM gene encoding pilus assembly protein PilM translates to MLFASFDRRRPFGLLKHSGYPIGVDFGVASLKVLQVAPGAKDEDPLVLVAAAALETPEDLLTDHAKRIAFQTENLPKLIRSGEFRGKRAVCSIPAGQTFCKHMQFPRTDGLTVASLVKAAVPAQIGCHPDALIYRHIEVDASSGNPQANSGKNEVICLAASRKLIAQFMKAVRDARLEPVAMHPECLATLRGFDQITRRAEDTALTTLYLDIGMGATKVMIAHGRDLVFAKAINLAGAQLDAAVAKRQQVGAAVARARRINSQQLIPSAKAVNAAPAGEPGDGMAVLAAGMVMAREEAATEGRQRPAEMAAAALAEERRTARIAPGLTHDLTSEPASKGPRAPTDIDLSQPLEALTDEVAMCLRYHEALFPGRRVNRTIFVGGESRHRGLCQHIARTLRVPAQVADPFARLARTGQEKTPGVDLTSPQPGWAVPFGLCVAPTDL, encoded by the coding sequence ATGCTGTTCGCATCATTTGATCGACGGCGCCCGTTTGGGCTGCTGAAGCACTCGGGTTATCCGATCGGCGTCGACTTCGGCGTGGCGTCGCTGAAGGTCTTGCAGGTTGCGCCCGGCGCGAAGGACGAGGATCCGCTGGTACTCGTGGCCGCGGCCGCGCTCGAGACGCCGGAGGATCTGCTGACGGACCACGCCAAGCGGATCGCGTTTCAGACCGAGAACCTGCCGAAGCTGATCCGCTCGGGCGAGTTCCGTGGCAAGCGGGCCGTGTGCTCGATCCCGGCGGGCCAGACATTCTGCAAGCACATGCAGTTTCCAAGGACCGACGGACTGACCGTGGCGTCGCTGGTCAAGGCGGCGGTGCCCGCCCAGATCGGCTGCCACCCCGATGCGCTGATCTACCGGCACATCGAGGTGGACGCCTCGTCGGGGAACCCGCAGGCGAACTCGGGCAAGAACGAGGTGATCTGCCTCGCGGCGTCGCGGAAACTGATCGCGCAGTTCATGAAGGCCGTGCGCGATGCCCGTCTTGAGCCGGTGGCGATGCACCCGGAGTGTCTGGCGACGCTGCGGGGGTTTGACCAGATTACTCGCCGCGCCGAGGACACCGCGCTCACGACCCTGTACCTCGATATCGGGATGGGCGCGACGAAGGTGATGATCGCCCACGGTCGTGATCTGGTGTTCGCCAAGGCCATCAACCTCGCGGGAGCCCAGTTGGACGCGGCGGTCGCCAAGCGTCAGCAGGTGGGAGCCGCCGTGGCGAGGGCGAGGCGGATCAACTCGCAGCAGCTGATCCCTTCGGCCAAGGCGGTCAACGCGGCGCCGGCCGGGGAGCCGGGAGACGGGATGGCCGTGCTCGCGGCGGGGATGGTGATGGCGAGGGAGGAGGCGGCAACAGAGGGCCGGCAGCGTCCCGCGGAGATGGCCGCGGCGGCGCTGGCGGAGGAGCGCCGAACGGCGCGCATCGCGCCGGGCCTCACGCACGATCTAACGAGTGAGCCTGCGAGCAAGGGCCCGCGGGCGCCGACGGACATCGACCTGTCGCAGCCGCTCGAGGCGCTCACGGACGAGGTCGCGATGTGCCTGAGGTACCACGAGGCTCTGTTCCCGGGGCGGCGGGTGAACCGGACGATCTTTGTGGGCGGCGAGTCGAGGCACCGCGGGTTGTGCCAGCACATCGCCAGGACGCTCCGCGTCCCGGCGCAGGTGGCGGACCCATTTGCCCGCCTGGCCCGGACTGGTCAGGAGAAGACGCCTGGAGTGGACTTGACATCTCCGCAGCCCGGGTGGGCTGTGCCGTTCGGGCTGTGCGTGGCCCCGACGGACCTGTAG
- a CDS encoding DUF1501 domain-containing protein has translation MSEHECIGCNEYQVLSRRQFIGAAGMMGLLATSAPAWLPRVAFAKDYRGGARDVIVAVFLRGASDGLSMVVPYADPQYAIKRPTLKIPPPTDPDTVNRCIDLNGYMGLHPSLGALKPFYDDSTVAFIQATGSNDPSRSHFDAQRFMEVGKPGDASISTGWLARHLMTTPPLQPNAAARAIGIASNLEIALLGAPKAVPVPTLANTTVTYNITGPGDTRAARLAALNTAYNLVADPVRTAASNTQATINMLAGINFSTYTPNGGAVYPATSFGRALKSTAALIRANVGVEAVCIDKGGWDTHSAQGNFGTGTMSANLTDLGNALAAFRRDVLVSTSNVTVVVMSEFGRRVLENASAGTDHGHGNCMIVMGGHVNGNQVFNGLPAGQGGPGPGWPTLSNLYQNLDLQVATDYRDVLAEITQNRLNNSNLATVFPGYTPTFPGVVSA, from the coding sequence ATGAGCGAGCACGAGTGCATCGGCTGCAACGAGTACCAGGTCCTTTCGCGGCGTCAGTTCATCGGCGCGGCGGGGATGATGGGCCTGCTGGCGACCTCCGCCCCGGCGTGGCTGCCGCGGGTGGCGTTCGCCAAGGACTATCGAGGTGGGGCAAGGGACGTCATCGTCGCGGTTTTCCTGCGCGGGGCGTCGGACGGACTGTCGATGGTGGTCCCCTACGCGGATCCCCAGTACGCCATCAAGCGGCCGACGCTGAAGATCCCCCCTCCAACAGATCCGGACACCGTGAACCGGTGCATCGACCTCAACGGCTATATGGGCCTCCACCCGTCGCTTGGTGCGCTCAAGCCGTTTTACGACGATTCAACGGTGGCGTTCATCCAGGCGACCGGCTCGAACGACCCGTCCCGCTCGCACTTTGATGCCCAGCGGTTCATGGAAGTCGGGAAACCCGGCGACGCGTCGATCAGCACCGGGTGGCTGGCGAGGCACCTGATGACGACGCCGCCCCTCCAGCCCAACGCGGCGGCACGGGCGATCGGTATCGCATCCAACCTCGAGATCGCGCTGCTGGGCGCTCCCAAGGCCGTGCCGGTTCCGACGCTCGCCAACACGACCGTCACCTACAACATCACCGGACCCGGCGACACTCGGGCGGCCCGGCTCGCGGCACTGAACACGGCGTACAACCTGGTGGCGGACCCGGTCCGCACCGCCGCGAGCAACACGCAGGCCACGATCAACATGCTCGCTGGGATCAACTTCTCGACGTACACGCCCAATGGCGGCGCGGTGTACCCGGCGACGTCCTTCGGACGAGCGCTCAAGTCAACCGCGGCGCTGATCCGCGCCAATGTCGGCGTCGAGGCTGTCTGCATCGACAAGGGCGGCTGGGATACCCACTCGGCTCAGGGCAACTTCGGCACGGGCACGATGTCGGCGAACCTCACGGATCTCGGCAACGCGCTGGCCGCGTTCCGGCGCGATGTGCTGGTGAGCACGTCGAACGTCACGGTGGTGGTGATGTCCGAGTTCGGGCGGCGAGTTCTTGAAAACGCCTCGGCCGGTACCGATCACGGGCACGGCAACTGCATGATCGTGATGGGCGGTCACGTCAACGGCAACCAGGTCTTCAATGGCTTGCCCGCGGGCCAGGGCGGCCCCGGCCCCGGCTGGCCGACGCTGTCGAACCTGTACCAGAACCTCGACCTGCAGGTGGCGACCGACTACCGCGACGTCCTCGCGGAGATCACCCAGAACAGGCTGAATAACTCCAATCTCGCGACGGTCTTTCCGGGCTATACGCCCACGTTCCCCGGAGTCGTCAGCGCCTGA
- a CDS encoding general secretion pathway protein GspB, with the protein MTKPPSNRPGSSGSGPDDSFDAGLEAVDSGDAIVAEAGGENEADAAAANLRMDMLGVASGDEGLDAPKRSIVSSQNLVLFLVLFAASGALFAMRFLGMGPRSALADPNPAFTYNVDKPSSVMATDHRVVLADLSASRISGQVPPEQVQRNPFKMAGTLAPLNTGPAESGPDTAAVDRAAREQAERERKEREAREQKIMRALATLQVNSVMTGSVPAARVNGELVRVGDTIEEVFTVKDIHGRGVVLEVDGKSFTLEVPESMHHTGGKGRPKK; encoded by the coding sequence ATGACCAAGCCCCCAAGCAACCGGCCGGGCTCCTCGGGATCCGGTCCGGACGATTCGTTCGATGCGGGGCTCGAGGCCGTGGACTCGGGTGACGCGATCGTGGCAGAGGCCGGCGGCGAGAACGAGGCGGATGCCGCCGCGGCGAACCTCCGGATGGACATGCTCGGCGTCGCCTCGGGCGACGAAGGGCTGGACGCGCCGAAGCGGTCGATCGTGTCGTCGCAGAACCTGGTGCTGTTCCTGGTGCTGTTCGCGGCGTCGGGCGCGCTATTCGCGATGAGGTTCCTGGGCATGGGGCCGCGGTCCGCGCTGGCTGATCCGAACCCGGCCTTCACGTACAACGTCGACAAGCCGTCGTCTGTTATGGCGACCGACCACCGCGTGGTGCTCGCGGACCTTTCGGCGAGCCGGATCTCCGGCCAGGTGCCCCCCGAGCAGGTGCAGCGGAACCCGTTCAAGATGGCGGGCACGCTGGCGCCGCTGAACACCGGACCCGCCGAGTCGGGTCCGGACACCGCAGCCGTGGACCGGGCGGCCCGCGAGCAGGCGGAGCGCGAGCGCAAGGAGCGCGAAGCGCGGGAGCAGAAGATCATGCGCGCCCTTGCAACGCTCCAGGTGAACTCGGTGATGACCGGATCGGTGCCCGCAGCGCGGGTGAACGGCGAGTTGGTCCGCGTTGGGGACACGATCGAGGAGGTCTTCACGGTCAAGGACATCCACGGACGCGGCGTTGTGCTCGAGGTGGACGGCAAGTCGTTCACCCTCGAGGTCCCCGAGTCGATGCATCACACCGGCGGCAAGGGCCGCCCGAAGAAGTAA
- the pilO gene encoding type 4a pilus biogenesis protein PilO, translating to MSHAANGLRQAFFFAVLVAVPVASFFMVFRPQNIEIARAKKEIEHKQAMLDKLRQATAMAADLERQNAQIRESIQSIEARLPSTKEMDNVLRQLAEIADQNGLKVPNFKKSDKPLQAGMAMEQPLDVEITGDFDGFYQFLLALEQLPRITRLLNVEIARAPDVDGNMKAKCVLSIYYQRDEGQIK from the coding sequence ATGAGTCACGCAGCGAACGGATTGAGGCAGGCCTTCTTCTTCGCGGTCCTGGTGGCCGTGCCGGTGGCGTCGTTCTTCATGGTGTTCCGGCCGCAGAACATCGAGATCGCGCGGGCCAAGAAGGAGATCGAGCACAAGCAGGCGATGCTCGACAAGCTGCGCCAGGCGACCGCGATGGCGGCCGATCTGGAGCGGCAGAACGCGCAGATCCGTGAGTCCATCCAGTCGATCGAGGCCAGACTGCCGTCGACCAAGGAGATGGACAACGTGCTCCGCCAGCTGGCGGAGATCGCGGATCAGAACGGGCTGAAGGTCCCCAACTTCAAGAAGTCGGACAAGCCGCTGCAGGCCGGGATGGCGATGGAGCAGCCGCTGGACGTGGAGATCACGGGCGATTTCGACGGGTTCTACCAGTTCCTCCTGGCGCTCGAGCAGCTGCCGCGGATCACGAGGCTGCTCAACGTGGAGATCGCGAGAGCGCCGGATGTGGACGGGAACATGAAGGCGAAGTGTGTGTTGAGCATCTATTACCAGCGCGACGAGGGCCAGATCAAATGA
- the tadA gene encoding Flp pilus assembly complex ATPase component TadA has product MPRVDIDHLLNELGVDPAAPAPVRTPKGPERTEQPPAPASPRPDEAARPSPFNRLPPILQASTLEAPAAKPLPPRPVNTPPRPVLLTPANDTLSDIYQPEAHEESRPRTDLGQFLLSSGAVTAQQLTAAQTIMRQTPGRRLAEIAIEQGADEVGVQRAVAEFAGVAFERIDLEKGLEGGFDGKLLQRLSLDFCKQHMVVPLRIGEGGRVVIGATSTDDVFLADEVRRRLKVPAVKLVVVTAYDIRGALELVGVTQQQDVNISDLLGDVSETDVELERQETSSELNLEQQAGDGPVIRYVNYIIQTAITNNASDIHIEPTEKKLKVRFRIDGELFEMLQPPASYAAAITSRIKIMSNMDIAERRIPQNGRIRCTVGGQKLDLRVSTLPTACGEKTVMRLLRTSAINVELSDLGFDENTMEIWKNQIDLPHGIILVTGPTGSGKTTTLYASIRQLDKNSLNISTVEDPIEYHLDGITQTQTHEKIGMTFAEALRALLRQDPDVIMLGEIRDQETAHTAIQASLTGHLVLSTLHTNDAPSSITRLVNIGIEPFLVGAAINGVLAQRLVRRLCAHCKSQSLPTDERAEFLRMQGMDPDGVFVSVGCDRCRSTGYTGRVGIYELLSVDDQLRDIIARNPNVAEFRRLCIERGMVTLRDDGMRKVARGLTTVEEVLRVTEASM; this is encoded by the coding sequence ATGCCGCGAGTCGACATCGATCACCTTCTGAACGAGCTGGGCGTCGACCCGGCGGCGCCGGCCCCGGTGCGGACTCCCAAGGGGCCCGAGCGAACTGAGCAGCCCCCTGCGCCGGCAAGCCCGCGGCCGGATGAGGCGGCGCGTCCATCGCCCTTCAATCGCCTGCCGCCGATCCTGCAGGCCTCCACGCTCGAAGCGCCGGCCGCCAAGCCCCTGCCGCCGCGGCCAGTGAATACGCCGCCAAGGCCGGTGCTGCTTACACCTGCTAACGACACGCTGAGCGACATCTACCAGCCCGAGGCGCACGAGGAGTCAAGGCCGCGGACGGACCTCGGGCAGTTCCTGCTCTCGAGCGGGGCGGTGACAGCGCAGCAACTGACGGCGGCCCAGACGATTATGCGTCAGACGCCGGGCCGGCGCTTGGCGGAGATCGCGATCGAGCAGGGCGCGGACGAGGTCGGCGTGCAGCGGGCGGTGGCGGAGTTCGCCGGTGTCGCCTTCGAGCGGATCGACCTGGAGAAAGGGCTCGAGGGCGGGTTCGACGGAAAACTCCTTCAGCGGCTGAGCCTGGATTTCTGCAAGCAGCACATGGTCGTGCCGCTGCGCATCGGCGAGGGCGGCCGGGTGGTGATCGGTGCTACGAGCACCGACGATGTCTTCCTCGCCGACGAGGTGCGCCGGCGGCTCAAGGTGCCGGCGGTCAAGCTGGTGGTGGTGACGGCGTACGACATCCGCGGAGCGCTGGAACTCGTCGGCGTCACCCAGCAGCAGGATGTGAACATCTCCGACCTGCTCGGCGACGTCTCGGAGACCGACGTCGAACTGGAGCGGCAGGAGACCAGCTCCGAACTGAATCTCGAGCAGCAGGCGGGGGACGGGCCGGTCATCCGCTACGTGAACTACATCATCCAGACAGCGATCACGAACAACGCGTCGGATATCCACATCGAGCCCACCGAGAAGAAGCTCAAGGTGAGGTTCCGCATCGACGGCGAGCTGTTCGAGATGCTGCAGCCCCCGGCGTCGTACGCTGCGGCCATCACCTCGCGTATCAAGATCATGTCCAACATGGACATCGCCGAACGCCGCATTCCGCAGAACGGGCGAATCCGCTGCACGGTCGGCGGTCAGAAGCTGGATCTCCGCGTGTCGACGCTCCCAACCGCGTGCGGCGAGAAGACCGTGATGCGCCTGCTGCGCACGAGCGCGATCAACGTCGAACTCTCCGACTTGGGCTTCGATGAGAACACGATGGAGATCTGGAAGAACCAGATCGACCTGCCGCACGGGATCATCCTCGTCACCGGTCCGACGGGGTCGGGCAAGACAACCACCCTGTACGCCTCGATCCGGCAACTGGACAAGAACTCGCTGAACATCTCCACGGTCGAGGATCCCATCGAGTATCACCTCGACGGGATCACGCAGACCCAGACCCACGAGAAGATCGGGATGACCTTCGCCGAGGCGCTGCGGGCGCTCCTGCGGCAGGACCCGGACGTGATCATGCTGGGCGAGATCCGCGACCAGGAGACGGCGCACACGGCGATCCAGGCGTCGCTCACCGGCCACCTGGTGCTCTCGACGCTGCACACCAACGATGCTCCGTCGTCCATCACGCGGCTGGTCAACATCGGAATCGAGCCATTCCTCGTGGGCGCCGCCATCAACGGCGTGCTGGCGCAGCGGCTCGTGCGGCGGCTGTGCGCTCACTGCAAGTCTCAATCACTGCCGACGGACGAGCGGGCCGAGTTTCTGCGGATGCAGGGGATGGACCCCGACGGAGTATTCGTCTCCGTGGGGTGCGACCGGTGCCGCAGCACCGGGTACACCGGCCGGGTGGGCATCTACGAGTTGCTGTCCGTTGACGACCAGCTCCGCGACATCATCGCCCGCAACCCGAATGTGGCGGAGTTCCGCCGGCTCTGCATCGAGCGGGGCATGGTCACGCTCCGCGACGACGGCATGCGGAAGGTCGCTCGCGGCCTGACCACAGTGGAAGAGGTGCTGAGGGTGACCGAGGCGTCGATGTAG